AAGAGCGCGCGGCGGAAGCTTCCGCACCGCAGGCGATGGCTGCGCCGGCACAGCCACCTGCCCCCGAGCCGGAGATCGTCGAGCGTTCGGTGGTTTCACTCGGCCCGGATATTCTCGGCGCCATTGTGGACGCTTCCAAGAAGACCGGCGCCAATTCAGGCTATCTGCTTCACATCGCCTTGCGGGAGAGCGGTCTGGCTCTTGGCGCGCAGGCGCCGACTTCGTCCGCGACCGGGCCTTTCCAATTCATTCAGCAGACCTGGTACCAGATGCTCGGCACGTATGGTCCCAAGCATGGGTTGAAGGCGGAAGCGGCGCTTCTGAAGAAAGCGGCGAACGGCACCTATGCGCCGGTTTCGGCGGCGGCACGGACGGAAGTGCTGGCTCTGCGGACTGATCCCAGCGTTGCGGCGCTGATGGCCGGCGAACTCACCATGGAGAACGCGAAGTCGATGGAGAGGCTGCTTGGCCGCTCGCCGGCACATGGCGAACTCTATGCGGCTCATGTCTTCGGTCCGGCGGGGGCAGCGAAGCTGGTACGAACGCGCGACACGGCGGCAGCTACCTCGGCGGCTTCGATCCTGCCATCCGCGGCAGCGGCCAATCGGTGGCTATTCTATACGTCGGGCGGGACGGCGCGCAGCGTCGCTTCGCTGTTCGACGAGCTGAGCCGGTTTATGTCCACTAGGGAGGTCGCGCAGGTATGCAATGCGAACCTGAACTTCCTGGGGGTCTAGAGATTCCGACGAAAAAGCTCGTAGAGAGCAACGGCGGCGGCATTGGAGACATTGAGGCTCTTCATGCCGCCTGCCGCCGGAAGACGGGCCAGAAGATCGCAATGCTCGCGCGTTAACCGGCGCAAGCCAGCTCCCTCGGCACCCAGCACGAGAGCGACACGTGGCGAGAGTTTGAGATCGGGGAGGGAGGCTTCGCCTTCGCCATCCAGGCCAACCACCTCGAAGCCCAGTTCCTTGAGTTCCTCGATCGCTCGAACAAGGTTTGTGATGCGGGCGACGCGGACCAGCTCAAGAGCGCCTGAGGCGGCCTTGGCAAGCACGCCGCCCAGGGACGGGCTGTTGCGCTCGGTGGTTATCAGAGCGCCCGCCCCGAAGACGGCGGCGGAACGGAGAATCGCTCCAAAATTATGCGGGTCGGTGACCTGATCCAGCACCACAACGCGGTTTGTACCCTCGCACGCTTCGACCACATCGAGATCTGGCAGGGGAGAGGCACGAAGGGCGATTCCCTGATGAACGGCGCCAGCGGGCAAAAGCGCGGCTATATCTTCGTTCTCCATAATCTCCAGGCGCACCGGAAGATCGGCCGGAAGGCGGGCGCCTTGCCGTGCCAGCTCGGTCTCGGCGTTGCGGGTCAGCACAAGGCG
Above is a window of Parvibaculum lavamentivorans DS-1 DNA encoding:
- the rlmB gene encoding 23S rRNA (guanosine(2251)-2'-O)-methyltransferase RlmB, encoding MSRRKQQGKFSNSSATSGSPRGRNGRSPAGGKGGGGANDAYLYGFHAVLAALANPARLAERLVLTRNAETELARQGARLPADLPVRLEIMENEDIAALLPAGAVHQGIALRASPLPDLDVVEACEGTNRVVVLDQVTDPHNFGAILRSAAVFGAGALITTERNSPSLGGVLAKAASGALELVRVARITNLVRAIEELKELGFEVVGLDGEGEASLPDLKLSPRVALVLGAEGAGLRRLTREHCDLLARLPAAGGMKSLNVSNAAAVALYELFRRNL